The following coding sequences are from one Polyangia bacterium window:
- a CDS encoding CPBP family intramembrane glutamic endopeptidase encodes MKWLELPQIKWAVPIPLLLALAPLVWWFFRDTWRGLDEDAFEYRRDLHARGAVDYRPLLALTLAVLVLTIQEYYSRYDFYLHVLHKWLQAREDVNPSGWVNLSVYDELYLRTFWGILRVAGYALPLLVWPIFFRGDRFIDFGLRPQGFRDHAWIYAMCVVVMVPVLLIVKRQPDFGAYYPIYKLAGRSWFDFFAWEAIYLAQFVGLEFFFRGFWLRATRAFGAGAIWSMVVPYCMIHYGKPYLEAWAAMAGGVVLGSLAMRTRSIYAGLLLHGTVAILMDILALDRRGQLPSLLAPGSSRRFIFLYWHALIWIAWALALGVLALELRRRRRARLPQSAREAEST; translated from the coding sequence ATGAAATGGCTTGAGCTCCCGCAGATCAAATGGGCGGTGCCGATCCCGCTTCTGCTGGCGCTGGCGCCGCTGGTCTGGTGGTTTTTTCGCGACACCTGGCGCGGCTTGGACGAAGACGCCTTCGAATACCGGCGCGACCTCCACGCCCGCGGCGCGGTCGACTATCGCCCGCTGCTGGCGCTGACACTCGCGGTGCTGGTGCTGACCATCCAGGAGTACTACAGCCGCTACGATTTCTACCTGCACGTGCTGCACAAGTGGCTGCAGGCGCGCGAGGACGTCAACCCCAGCGGTTGGGTGAACCTGTCCGTCTACGACGAGCTTTACCTGCGCACCTTCTGGGGGATCTTGCGCGTCGCCGGCTACGCGCTGCCGCTTTTGGTGTGGCCAATTTTTTTTCGCGGCGATCGCTTCATCGATTTCGGCCTGCGCCCGCAGGGATTCCGCGACCACGCCTGGATCTATGCGATGTGCGTGGTGGTGATGGTGCCAGTGCTCTTGATCGTCAAGCGGCAGCCGGACTTCGGCGCCTATTACCCGATCTACAAGCTGGCCGGCCGTTCGTGGTTCGACTTCTTTGCCTGGGAGGCGATCTACCTGGCCCAGTTCGTCGGCCTGGAGTTTTTCTTTCGCGGCTTCTGGCTGCGCGCCACGCGCGCCTTCGGGGCCGGGGCCATCTGGTCGATGGTGGTGCCGTACTGCATGATCCACTACGGCAAGCCGTACCTGGAAGCCTGGGCGGCGATGGCCGGCGGGGTGGTGCTGGGATCGCTGGCGATGCGCACGCGCAGCATCTATGCCGGTCTTTTGCTGCACGGCACGGTGGCGATCTTGATGGACATCCTGGCGCTGGATCGCCGTGGTCAGCTGCCCTCGCTGCTGGCGCCGGGCTCGTCGCGGCGGTTCATCTTTCTTTACTGGCACGCGCTGATCTGGATCGCCTGGGCCTTGGCCCTCGGCGTGCTGGCGCTGGAGCTCCGGCGCCGCCGGCGGGCGCGCTTGCCACAAAGCGCGCGCGAGGCCGAGTCGACTTAA
- the gap gene encoding type I glyceraldehyde-3-phosphate dehydrogenase has protein sequence MSIRIAINGFGRIGRLVFRALYTQGLFGKEVEVVAVGDIVPADNLAYLLKYDSIQGRFEGTVTSTRSSPDKEADDVLVVDGKEVHVVSAKSPADLPWKKFGVDYVIESTGLFTEAEKAKGHLAAGAKKVIISAPGKNEDITVVMGVNHEKYDAGKHHIVSNASCTTNCLAPLVHAVLKEGFGLSEGLMTTVHSYTATQKTVDGPSRKDWRGGRSAALNIIPSSTGAAKAVALVLPEVKGKLTGMAFRVPTPTVSVVDLTFKTEKATSMKELNAALKRASETYLKGIFAYTDEEVVSSDFIHDARSSIYDSLASIELNQHFFKLISWYDNEWGYSNRCVDLVRYMASREQ, from the coding sequence ATGAGCATCCGCATCGCGATCAACGGGTTCGGCCGCATCGGCCGTTTGGTGTTTCGGGCCCTGTACACCCAAGGCCTGTTTGGCAAAGAGGTCGAGGTGGTCGCCGTCGGTGACATCGTTCCTGCGGACAACCTGGCTTATCTGCTGAAGTACGATTCGATCCAGGGGCGTTTCGAAGGCACCGTCACCTCGACGAGGTCGTCGCCCGACAAAGAGGCGGACGACGTGCTGGTGGTCGATGGCAAAGAGGTGCACGTGGTCAGCGCCAAATCGCCGGCCGATCTGCCCTGGAAAAAATTCGGCGTCGATTACGTCATTGAATCGACGGGTCTGTTCACCGAGGCCGAGAAGGCCAAGGGCCACCTGGCGGCGGGCGCCAAGAAGGTGATCATCTCGGCGCCGGGAAAGAACGAAGACATCACGGTGGTGATGGGTGTCAACCACGAGAAGTACGACGCCGGCAAACACCACATCGTCTCGAACGCCAGCTGCACCACCAACTGCCTGGCGCCGCTGGTCCACGCCGTGTTGAAGGAAGGCTTCGGCTTGAGCGAGGGTCTGATGACCACCGTGCACTCGTACACCGCCACGCAGAAGACCGTCGACGGTCCGTCGCGCAAGGACTGGCGCGGCGGCCGCAGCGCCGCCTTGAACATCATCCCGTCGTCGACCGGCGCGGCCAAGGCCGTGGCGCTGGTGCTGCCCGAGGTGAAGGGCAAGCTGACCGGCATGGCCTTCCGCGTGCCGACACCCACCGTCTCGGTCGTCGATCTCACCTTCAAGACCGAGAAGGCCACCAGCATGAAAGAGCTCAATGCCGCGTTGAAACGCGCCAGCGAGACCTACCTGAAAGGCATCTTCGCCTATACCGACGAGGAGGTCGTTTCGAGCGACTTCATCCACGACGCCCGCTCCAGCATCTACGACTCGCTGGCCTCGATCGAACTGAACCAGCACTTCTTCAAGCTGATCAGCTGGTACGACAACGAATGGGGCTATAGCAACCGCTGCGTGGATCTGGTTCGTTACATGGCCTCGCGCGAGCAATAG
- a CDS encoding Smr/MutS family protein, whose translation MAKKAPPGFNTPFRGLKPPAAPPVAAPAPAKASLKHAAPAARTASAPSDDDRLFEQAMRGVTPLSSAERSRRAAPAGAPAVAPSRATLRARARREDALADADLVELVAKPGHLTIEENGESMFGFGAGVDRRLLRRLGAGDYPIDAELDLHGLRRDAAIAALERAIKHARAAGQRCLLVIHGRGLNSGDEGPVLKRTVAEALADGALSRLVLAFASAPPSAGGPGATLVLLRKPSR comes from the coding sequence ATGGCGAAGAAGGCGCCGCCCGGATTCAACACGCCGTTTCGCGGTTTGAAACCGCCGGCCGCTCCGCCTGTGGCCGCCCCGGCTCCGGCGAAGGCGTCCCTGAAGCATGCGGCGCCGGCCGCACGCACCGCCAGCGCGCCCAGCGACGACGATCGATTGTTCGAGCAAGCCATGCGCGGCGTGACGCCGCTGTCGTCGGCCGAGCGCTCGCGGCGCGCCGCGCCGGCGGGGGCGCCGGCGGTGGCCCCGTCGCGGGCGACCCTGCGCGCCCGGGCCCGACGCGAGGACGCCTTGGCCGACGCTGATCTGGTCGAGCTGGTGGCCAAACCCGGCCATCTCACCATCGAGGAAAACGGCGAGTCAATGTTTGGTTTCGGCGCAGGGGTCGACCGGCGGTTGTTGCGGCGACTCGGCGCCGGCGACTACCCGATCGACGCCGAGCTTGATCTGCACGGCCTGCGCCGCGACGCCGCCATCGCCGCCTTGGAGCGGGCGATCAAGCACGCGCGCGCGGCGGGCCAGCGCTGCTTGCTGGTCATTCACGGCCGCGGGTTGAACTCCGGCGACGAGGGCCCGGTCCTCAAGCGAACGGTGGCCGAAGCGTTGGCGGACGGGGCGCTGTCGCGGCTGGTGCTGGCCTTTGCCTCGGCGCCGCCGTCGGCCGGCGGGCCAGGCGCCACGTTGGTCTTGCTGCGCAAGCCATCGCGCTAG
- the rarD gene encoding EamA family transporter RarD: MVHESERGRGTAYAIGAYAMWGLFPLYWPLLKPAGALEILAHRMVWSLATVLAILAARQRWSWLPRLLRAPGKLLLLTLAAALVSINWGVYIYAVNSAQVVESALGYFINPLVSVLLGVLIFRERLRTAQWLATVCAAAAVVVLTVNHGRPPWIALALAGSFGTYGLIKKTAQIGAVESLAIETLVLFLPALGYLGWLHQHRSSSFSGHGTGHALLLAGSGVITALPLLAFGAAAIRIPLTAIGLLQYIAPTLQFLCGVLVTNETMPPARWVGFAMIWLALAIFAGDGIRAAYARRL; this comes from the coding sequence GTGGTGCACGAATCAGAAAGAGGCCGCGGAACCGCTTACGCCATCGGCGCCTATGCCATGTGGGGGTTGTTTCCGCTTTATTGGCCTCTGCTGAAACCGGCGGGCGCGCTGGAGATCCTGGCCCATCGGATGGTCTGGTCGCTGGCCACCGTGCTGGCGATCCTGGCGGCTCGCCAGCGGTGGTCGTGGCTTCCGCGCCTCCTGCGCGCGCCGGGCAAGCTCCTCTTGCTGACCCTGGCGGCGGCACTGGTGTCGATCAACTGGGGCGTCTACATCTACGCCGTCAACAGCGCGCAGGTGGTGGAGAGCGCGCTCGGCTATTTCATCAATCCGCTGGTCAGTGTGCTGCTGGGCGTGCTGATTTTCCGCGAGCGGCTGCGCACCGCACAGTGGTTGGCCACGGTGTGCGCGGCGGCGGCGGTGGTGGTGTTGACGGTCAATCACGGACGGCCGCCATGGATCGCCCTGGCGCTGGCGGGCAGCTTCGGCACTTACGGTCTCATCAAGAAGACGGCCCAGATCGGCGCCGTCGAGAGCCTGGCCATCGAAACGCTGGTTCTTTTTCTTCCGGCGCTCGGCTACCTCGGCTGGCTGCACCAGCACCGGTCGAGTTCTTTCAGCGGCCACGGCACCGGACACGCCTTGCTGCTGGCGGGCAGCGGGGTGATCACCGCGCTGCCGCTGCTGGCCTTCGGCGCCGCCGCGATCCGCATTCCCCTGACGGCGATCGGCCTTTTGCAATACATCGCGCCGACGCTGCAGTTTCTGTGCGGTGTCCTCGTCACCAACGAGACCATGCCGCCGGCGCGCTGGGTTGGCTTTGCCATGATCTGGCTGGCGCTGGCGATCTTCGCCGGCGACGGCATCCGCGCCGCGTATGCGCGCCGTCTCTGA